The genomic stretch TGGTATACCGCAGCCAGTGAGGTCACTTCAGCGTTTTGTCGACATGCCCACAGAGAGACAAGTCAAACACAGTTCCGCCAACTCCCCACAGCGGCGCGGCGGTACCGCCGCGCGGCACATGCGTTCGCACATCACGAAGGCCCGGATCCAATGAGGATCCGGGCCTTCGATCGCAGTAGCGGGGACAGGATTTGAACCTGCGACCTCTGGGTTATGAGCCCAGCGAGCTACCGAGCTGCTCCACCCCGCGCCGTTGTGTGGCAACCGTATCACGGCGCGGGGTGGGCTTGATCAGCTGCTGTCCGGGCTGGGGCTCGGGCTGGGACTCGCCCCGCCGCCACCGGTCTCGCCGGACTGCGCGTCCTCGGCTCGCCGCAGCGCCTCCTCCAGGTCCTCCTGGGCCTTGCCGTACGCCTCCCAGTCGCCGTCCTTCAGCGCCTGCTGGCCGTCCTCGAAGGCCTTCTGGGCGTCGTTCAGCGCCTCCTGGACCGTGGGGTTCTCGGTCGTCGGCGGTGGCGTGGGCTCGGTGGGTTCGTCGCCGTCGCCCTCCGGTGGCTCGGGCGTCGTGCCCTCCGCGCCGAAGACCTTGTTGAGGGCCTGGTCGAGGGTGTCCTCGAAGGCCGTACTGCCTCCGTAGGTCACCAACACCTTGCGCAGCAGCGGGTACTTCAGCCCGCCACCGCGGACGTAGACGGGTTCGACGTAGAGCAGTCCGCCGTCCAGTGGCACCGCGAGCAGGTTGCCGTACTCGACGTTCGAGTCGCCTCTGCTGAGGAGGCTGATCGTCTCGGCGATGTCCTGTTCGGAGTTGAACTGGCTCTGGACCTGTTTGGGTCCGTTGACGGTGGTGTTGGTCGGCAGTTTCAGGATTCTGATCTTGCCGTAGTCGCCGGTGCCGGCTTCCGCGTCGACCGCCATGAACGCACTGAGGTTGTCACGGCCGTTCGGAGTGAACGTCGTCGTCAGCGAGAACGCCTGCTCCTTCTGGTCCGGCATCTTCATGCTCAGGTAGTACGGCGGCACCGCGTCGCCCGCCTTGTTGGTCGGGTCGTCCGGAACCTGCCACACCTCGCTGCCGCTGAGGAACGTCGTCGCGTCGTCCACGTGGTAGCGGCTGAGCAGCTCGCGCTGGACCTTGAACAGGTCCTGCGGGTACCGCAGATGGGCCATCAGCGACTCGGAGATGTCGCTCTTGGGCTCCACCGTGTTCGGGAACGCCTTCATCCAGGTCTTCAGGACCGGGTCCTGGGTGTCCCACTCGTAGAGCTTGACCTGACCGCTGTACGCGTCGACTGTCGCCTTCACCGAGTTGCGGATGTAGTTGACCTGGTTCTGCTGGGCCACCACCGCGCGGGAGTCGTTCGTCGCCGTCAGCGAGTCGGCCGTGGTGTCGCCGAGCGTCGTACGGGACGCGTACGGATAGCCGTTGGTGGTCGTGTAGGCGTCGACGATCCACTGGATCTTGCCGTCCACGACCGCCGGGTAGGCGTCACCGTCGATGGTCAGCCACGGCGCCACCGCCTCGACGCGCTCCTTGGGCGTGCGGTTGTACAGAATCCGCGAACCCTCGCCGATCGCCCCGGAGTACAGGATCTGCGGCTCGCTGAAGGCCACCGCGTACGCGGCGCGGTTTATCGGGTTGGAGAGGTTGACCCCGCTGTTGCCCTCGTAGCTGTAGGTCTTCTCACCGGTGTCGTCGGAGTAGTCGATCTCCTTCTGGGGACCGCCGACGATCGAGTACTCCGTGGTCTTCTCGCCGTAGTAGACCCGCTGCTGGTACTTGCCGAGGTCGCCCTTGGAGGGCAGATCCGACTCGGTGAAGACCGGGCGGCCCTGGGAGTCGGCGCTGGTGCCCTCGGCGGCGACCGCGCCGTAGCCGTGGGTGTAGCGGAAGTGGTCGTTGATCCAGTTGTTCTTCGGAATGCCGTTGAGGTTCAGCTCACGCAGACCGATGACCGTGTCCTGGTCCTTGCCGTCCTTGCTGTACCGGTCGACGTCCAGGTTGGTCGGGAAGCCGTAGTAGTTACGGATCTGCTGGAGCTGCTGGAAGGTCGGCGAGACCACGTTCGGGTCCATGATGCGGATGCTCGCCGTGCTGTCGACGTCGTCCCGCAGCTTGGTCTTGTCGTCGATGCTGCTCTGGCCCGAGTACTCGGTGACCTGGGCGTCGTCGATGCCGTACGCCTCGCGCGTGGCCTTGAGGTTCTTCTCGACGTACGGCGCTTCCTTGGCCTGCTCGTTCGGCTGAACCTGGAACTTCTGGACGATCGCCGGGTACAGACCGCCGATGAGGATCGCCGAGAGCACCATCAGGCCGAAGCCGATGACGGGCAGCTGCCAGGTGCGCCGCCACAGGGTGGCGAAGAACAGCAGGGCGCAGATGACCGCGATGCAGAACAGGATCGTCTTGGCCGGCAGATAGGCGTTGGCGTCGACGTACCTCAGGCCCGTCCAGTTGTCGGTCGCCTTGAAGTCACTGGACTTCACGGCCAATCCGTACCGGTCGAGCCAGTAGGCGACCGCCTTGAGCGCCACGAAGATGCCGAGCAGCACCGACAGATGCCCGGTCGCGGCCGAGGTGGCGCGCGCTCCGGGGCTGGTGATGCGCAGCCCGCCGTAGAGGTAGTGGGTCAGCGCGGCCGCGATCAGGGACAGGATCGTGGCGGCGAAGCCGAATCCGAGCAGGAAGCGGTACCAGGGCAGGTCGAAGGCGTAGAAGGAGACGTCCAGGTGGAACTGGGGGTCCTTCTGGTTGAACGACACGCCGTTGACCCACATCAGCCAGGTCCGCCACTGCCCCGACGCGGAGGCACCGGCGATCAGACCGACCAGAGCGGTGATCGCGAGCAGCAGCCACTTCTTGTACGGGGCGATGCCCATGCGGTAGCGGTCGAGGCTCTGCTGCTCCATCGACATGGCGCTCAGCGGCGGCCGCAGCCGGTGCGCCAGCCAGATGTTGAAGCCGACCGAGAGGGCCATCAGCAGGCCGAAGACGAAGAAGAGACCGATCTTCGTCCACAGGGTCGTGGTGAAGACGGACGAGTAGTTCACCGACCGGTACCAGAGCCAGTCCGTCCAGAAGCCCGCGAACATGGTGAACGCCATGCCGAGTACGGCAAGGACGCCCAGCGTCATGAGCAGGGTCCGGACACGCCGGGACGGGCGGCCCACTCTGATCCGTGGCCCCGTCGGGCCTCCGCCGCGGTCCGGCATCTGGAAAGCCAAGGTCTGCACCTCGAAGTTCGCTGTCGATACGTCAGGCCCTGGTCGTTTCGGGCCCTCCGGAGGGCCTCGTGATCGTAGGCCCACACCTATGCAACTTACTCACGCTTTACTCGGTTCCCGATTCCGGGCGGGAACGAGGCAGGATTGTGACCATGTCCAACACTCCCATGGCGGCGAGCCCGCTCACCCGGGCCGTACTCGAGATCGACGAGTACGCCTCCGGTCTCGGCTGGGACCAGCCCGCCCGC from Streptomyces davaonensis JCM 4913 encodes the following:
- a CDS encoding UPF0182 family membrane protein, with product MPDRGGGPTGPRIRVGRPSRRVRTLLMTLGVLAVLGMAFTMFAGFWTDWLWYRSVNYSSVFTTTLWTKIGLFFVFGLLMALSVGFNIWLAHRLRPPLSAMSMEQQSLDRYRMGIAPYKKWLLLAITALVGLIAGASASGQWRTWLMWVNGVSFNQKDPQFHLDVSFYAFDLPWYRFLLGFGFAATILSLIAAALTHYLYGGLRITSPGARATSAATGHLSVLLGIFVALKAVAYWLDRYGLAVKSSDFKATDNWTGLRYVDANAYLPAKTILFCIAVICALLFFATLWRRTWQLPVIGFGLMVLSAILIGGLYPAIVQKFQVQPNEQAKEAPYVEKNLKATREAYGIDDAQVTEYSGQSSIDDKTKLRDDVDSTASIRIMDPNVVSPTFQQLQQIRNYYGFPTNLDVDRYSKDGKDQDTVIGLRELNLNGIPKNNWINDHFRYTHGYGAVAAEGTSADSQGRPVFTESDLPSKGDLGKYQQRVYYGEKTTEYSIVGGPQKEIDYSDDTGEKTYSYEGNSGVNLSNPINRAAYAVAFSEPQILYSGAIGEGSRILYNRTPKERVEAVAPWLTIDGDAYPAVVDGKIQWIVDAYTTTNGYPYASRTTLGDTTADSLTATNDSRAVVAQQNQVNYIRNSVKATVDAYSGQVKLYEWDTQDPVLKTWMKAFPNTVEPKSDISESLMAHLRYPQDLFKVQRELLSRYHVDDATTFLSGSEVWQVPDDPTNKAGDAVPPYYLSMKMPDQKEQAFSLTTTFTPNGRDNLSAFMAVDAEAGTGDYGKIRILKLPTNTTVNGPKQVQSQFNSEQDIAETISLLSRGDSNVEYGNLLAVPLDGGLLYVEPVYVRGGGLKYPLLRKVLVTYGGSTAFEDTLDQALNKVFGAEGTTPEPPEGDGDEPTEPTPPPTTENPTVQEALNDAQKAFEDGQQALKDGDWEAYGKAQEDLEEALRRAEDAQSGETGGGGASPSPSPSPDSS